From the Brassica napus cultivar Da-Ae chromosome A8, Da-Ae, whole genome shotgun sequence genome, one window contains:
- the LOC106361013 gene encoding 5'-methylthioadenosine/S-adenosylhomocysteine nucleosidase, which yields MAANGDGFSNASMENLTGHVEKRPISTIVFIVAMQKEAQPLIERLRLVKDVNSPFPKEVAWILFKGMYKDLNINIVCPGKDSALGVDSVCTVPASLVTYASIQALQPDLIINAGTAGGFKAKGASICDVYIVSSSAFHDRRIPVPVLDLYGVGMRKAFPTPNLIKELNLKVGRLSTGDSMDMSPHDKESITANDATVKDMEGAAVAYVADIFKVPTILIKGVTDIVDGNRPTSEEFLENLAAVTAQLDESITKVIDFISGKCLSDL from the exons ATGGCTGCCAACGGCGACGGATTCTCAAACGCTTCCATGGAAAATCTTACGGGCCACGTAGAGAAACGCCCGATCTCCACCATCGTCTTCATCGTCG CTATGCAAAAGGAAGCTCAGCCTCTTATCGAGAGGCTCCGCCTCGTCAAAGACGTTAACTCGCC gtTTCCAAAAGAGGTGGCTTGGATTCTGTTTAAAGGAATGTATAAAGACTTGAACATTAATATAGTGTGCCCAGGAAAAGATTCAGCTCTTG GGGTTGATAGTGTATGTACGGTTCCTGCATCTCTCGTGACGTATGCATCTATACAAGCGCTTCAGCCGGACCTAATCATTAATGCAGGAACCGCTGGTGGGTTTAAG GCCAAAGGAGCAAGTATTTGCGATGTTTATATTGTCTCTAGCTCTGCTTTCCATGACAGAAGGATACCTGTTCCT GTCCTTGATCTATATGGTGTTGGTATGCGGAAAGCCTTCCCTACACCCAACCTTATTAAGGAGCTGAACCTAAAG GTGGGACGATTATCCACTGGTGATTCTATGGATATGTCTCCACATGACAAAGAATCCATCACAGCAAATGATGCTACAGTTAAAGACATGGAG GGAGCAGCAGTGGCCTATGTGGCTGATATTTTTAAGGTTCCTACGATTTTAATAAAAGGAGTAACTGATATTGTGGACGGAAATAGACCAACTTCAGAGGAGTTTTTGGAGAATTTAGCTGCAGTCACTGCCCAACTTGATGAGTCCATTACCAAAGTGATTGACTTCATCAGTGGCAAGTGTCTTTCAGACctctga
- the LOC106442994 gene encoding peroxisomal fatty acid beta-oxidation multifunctional protein AIM1-like gives MAKKMGVTMEVGNDGVAVITISNPPVNSLASPIISGLKEKFQDANHRSDVKAIVLTENGGRFSGGFNINVFQQVHKTGTQAALLVLTKTTQFISSSPCFGLVPSLPSLTSINCQRRRQDKTAQPRVIPLQADGIQRYCL, from the exons ATGGCGAAGAAGATGGGAGTAACAATGGAAGTAGGGAACGATGGCGTTGCTGTGATCACCATTTCGAATCCTCCTGTTAACTCTCTGGCCAGCCCAA ttatttctGGGTTGAAGGAGAAGTTTCAAGATGCGAATCATAGGAGTGATGTTAAGGCCATCGTCTTGACag AGAACGGTGGAAGATTCTCGGGTGGTTTCAACATCAATGTTTTCCAGCAAGTGCATAAGACTGGTACACAAGCGGCATTACTGGTATTAACAAAAACGACGCAGTTCATCTCTTCCAGTCCATGCTTCGGTCTCGTCCCCTCCCTACCGTCATTGACTTCAATAAACTGTCAGCGCCGTCGCCAAGACAAAACAGCACAGCCTCGTGTTATCCCTCTCCAAGCAGATGGAATTCAACGGTATTGCCTTTGA
- the LOC106359748 gene encoding auxin-induced protein X15-like: protein MGLMRSVLPNAKQIFKSQSMRNKNGPPSSTTTSGLVPKGHVAVYVGERMEKTRFVVPISYLNHPLFREFLNCAEEEFGFHHPMGGLTIPCREEAFLHLITSHQLH from the coding sequence atgGGTTTAATGCGGTCCGTGCTTCCAAATGCAAAGCAAATCTTCAAATCACAATCTATGAGGAACAAAAACGGACcaccatcatcaacaacaacttCAGGGCTTGTTCCTAAAGGTCACGTAGCCGTTTATGTTGGGGAAAGAATGGAGAAGACAAGGTTTGTGGTTCCGATATCATACTTGAACCATCCTTTGTTCAGAGAGTTTCTTAATTGCGCGGAGGAAGAGTTCGGATTTCATCACCCAATGGGTGGTTTGACGATTCCTTGTCGAGAAGAAGCGTTTCTTCATCTCATTACATCTCATCAGCTGCACTGA